The following DNA comes from Eleginops maclovinus isolate JMC-PN-2008 ecotype Puerto Natales chromosome 8, JC_Emac_rtc_rv5, whole genome shotgun sequence.
ACGTTAATGTATGAAAAGCTAAGGCAagaattcattttcattttcaaatgagcCCCTGTTAGTTTGGGCAACGGTCCAAAATTCCTATGtaaacaatcacacaaacaaacagcatcatAGTGTATTTGAAGGTGTAGGTTTTGAAACGTTTACTGCAGGTATTTGCTAGTCTTTAAGAAGCCTTGTTTCTATTAAGAAAACTAGATTATCCCgttaaaatgaattaataaaatcATTAAATGGTGTGTAACTGGATAAATATGGACTATGAATTGACTGCTTTAAGTAATAACTCTCTCATCTCTCACTTCTTTCCCTGCAGTTAAACACGGTGGACCTGCTGACACTGGACTCCTTGCTCACTTCTCACATCCAGTGTCAGCAGCCTGCGCTTTCAAGATGATCAACCCTCAAGTGTACCTCCACTACAACTACACAGGGAAGCTGGAACATCGCACCAGCGTTGGCACAAGCCCCGGTAGCATGGACGCCAAAACTATCGCGTTCCTCATCATATGCAGCTTCATCGTCCTCGAGAACCTCACCGTGCTGGTGGCCATATGGAGAAACCACAGGTTCCACAACCGCATGTACTTCTTCATAGGCAACTTGGCGCTGTGTGACATGCTGGCTGGAGTCGCCTACCTGGTGAACCTGCTGCTGTCGGGAGAGAAGACCCTGCAGCTCTCACCTGCCCTCTGGTTTGCCAGAGAAGGAAGCATGTTTGTTGCACTTGGAGCCTCCATTTTTAGTCTCCTGGCTATTGCTATTGAACGACACTTGACAATGATCAAAATGAGGCCTTATGATGCCAACAAGAACTACAGAGTGTTCTTGCTCATAGGGGCCTGCTGGCTGATTGCCATTTCTCTTGGCGCTTTGCCTATTCTAGGCTGGAACTGCTTGGACAACCTCCCCGATTGCTCCACTGTCCTCCCTCTCTACACAAAGAAATATGTAGCTTTCTGTATCACAGTTTTCATGGTTTTGCTCTTGGCCATGTCAGTCCTTTATGCTCGCATTTACATCCTTGTGAAGTCCAGCAGCCGAAAGGTGAGCAAGAACAGGAACTCTGAGCATGCAATGTCCCTGCTGCGCACCGTCATCATCGTAGTTGGGGTCTTCATCGCCTGCTGGACGCCCGTCTTCGTCCTGCTCCTGGTGGATGTGGCATGTGAGCAGCGCTGCCCAATCCTCTACAAGGCAGAATGGTTCATCGCAGTGGCTGTGCTGAACTCAGCCATGAACCCGGTCATTTACACTCTGGCCAGCCGTGAGATGAGAAAGGCCTTCCTAGGCCTGGTGTGTGGTGTTTGCTTCACGGGAAAGGCTTCTGGGAATGGCAGCGGAAACAGGCAATCTCTGGAACCCagccggagcaggagcaggTCATGGAGCAGCCAGAACAACCCTAACCAGAGCCAGCAGAGCTCCAGGCAGGCGGAGCTGGAGAAGGGGCCGGAGGCAGCCCGTGGCGAGGTCTCAGTGGTGGCAGGAGGGGCTGCAAATGCCGTCATTGAAAGTGACAGGAAAGATTGAACAAAGTAATCTACAGAACCAAAGGGACATTTGGCCCTAATGTTTGACATGTGCATTGGTCAGAATTGGTGACGATAACAACATTTGAGTTGTGATTGTTTCATACTATGGATTTCTTGAAGTGCAGGGCAGTGGGTTTCTCCTATGTCCTtgatatgtttaaatatgcatcATCCCTTAATGGTATAGATACATTACACTTATGTGTGAGGCCAATCGGTTCAAGGAGACAATCAATATGTACTGTTTGTCAAGTAAAGTATTACATGATATCCAGCGAGATGCACGTATCTCATCTCATTTTAAAGTTACCCGAAGATACAAATCTCAAAACCAATTGAAGGAACTATGTCAATTTCCCCTGCTCATGCAAAGTTGACATTTTGGAGGTATGTGTTTTTGCAGGACAATGACAATGTGCTAATAAATAGTGCTCTTACCTTTTAAAACCCACTTACCTCTGTAATTTGTTACCATGAACACGAATAAGAAGTGAAACTCACCTGCAATGAATTAAAGTTCAATTGCAAAATAACGTAATGAAGAATGATTGTAGACCTTTATCCATTATGATAAACGatgtaatgtatttattgttctgTCATTTTATATTCACTCAGTTATAGGCAAACTCAGTATTACGTAGAGTTATCCTAACAATAGCTGAATTATAAATTAATGtcagtgaaatgtaaaaaagcatATGCTGAAGTGTTCAAACTGCTTCTGTTCACTGCACAATGAATGTGGCTGATGCAGTTCATTCAGTAGTGATGCCAGGGCTCCATCTACTGCTGAATATAGGTAGGTTCAATTCTCAATGCTGACTAGATGTTCTCCAACATGCTGCATGTTCAGTACAGAATCTCTTTAACCCTCATTTTTGTACCAAAATGCTTGTTTGTCTGTTGTATTTTAATGAGTTTCTTCCCAAATTCAACTAAATCAAATTTAGCATGAAGTCAGAGGAGGCATGTGAATGCAGCATGTGAAATATATGTTAACTATACATGCAGCTATTTATATGTTGCAGAATATTAGCGTTGACACAATAAACCTCATGTCTACAGTAGAGTGCagtgatgtatttttttcaatttaaacatttgtgaaaattattatttgtagtGGTATCTAGCCAGATATTTTGCTTTGATATCTCCAGTTTTAGAGAGAACTGCCTCTGATATTTTTGAAGCCACAATACAATGAGGTTGAATGcaatttctgtttgtgttttttggaaaataacagcaactttttttcccctggaTAAATTTATCTATTACTTTACTGTGAACCGTTTTCCTTGGGACTATGTTTTAGAAAAGTGTGTCCTGCAAATTATCCAGATTAAGACAGAAACTGTTTATGGATATTTTTTCCAATGCTTTCAGTCCAAAGAACTACACTCTATTCACCTCAGTTGTATTGGGCTTAAAGTTCACCGATTATGCAAAATTccactttttcttgtcttttaaacataaacatatgtCGCCTCTGTGTTAAGATATTTctgaaagtttcaggaaaaaagattctctctctttttgtcctgatcccgCTAtgtaaaaacctgtctgaaaattagctcactttgtgatgtcacaatgtttttttgggttgtgtaATCATTAGCCACAAACTAACCAAGGTTACCCCGCCCACCgtatcacctgaatctcctcctagagcaccattgtgtttttttaaaccaaacatctcacagaggggcgtggccagcagcagctcattagcatttaaagctacagacagcactttgaaacagggctgaaacagatcGGTATATGGCAAGCTACAATGCacgatctgtttggtattttgagcctAACACTTCAgggacatgttttgtatatatctgagacctataatatattgttgaaaaagagcataataggggacctttaaatcaaCACAAATCCACAAgctaaaataaaccaaaagcaTCTGCATCACAAGATATCCCTAGAAATTAGTGAGCACATCTGTGAAAGGTGTTAACGATCATCTCAGCAGATACAACAGATTCTGCACATTCACGGTTTTATTGCCAACAGTCATACAGAATAATGATAAACCCATACAACCAAATGATTAAATCTGTAAACATCatttggacttctttgtttttatttcctttttttaactaTACCTGTTCCAAAATAGTGAGTTTCTGTGTGATTCCCTCCGACAAAGATTTATATTCAGAATCTGGAAAtgatacatttataatatataatagagagggaaggagggagagaaagagacagatagagagaggaaacagtagTCTCAAGCAGCAACACGCAGCAGGGCAAAACACAACCTCTAGTGAACAGGCATGCCCCATTGAAGATTAGCTATTGCACtttgaagaaagagagagaaaataaaaataaaaataccattTGTACAAATAAAAGGCACATTTTCATCAACAGAAATCTGGAAAGAAGCTCCGTTCTTTTTGTGTCCCAACGTGTTTGGTTGTATAATTTCTTTATGCCACACAGCTAATCATGTTATCTGAGAGATTCAAGTATGGAGTTTGTTCCTGCTTTATATGTATATGCTTTGTTCAAAACTTTGCCAAGGTGGTTCTACAAATTTGCACTTCAGAAATAAAGATTACTTTAAATAGCATAGTACTCATTTAAAATTTGGCGCGTTTTTCCTTCTCCCAAGATATTAGATTTGATGAAATTATGTcacaaataattgtttttttaagtaaatggGTTATAACTGCTAAAAATATCATAATGATTCTTTGtgccctctttttttcttcacctTCTCTCAATCAAATATTCTGCCTCTTCCACTCTCAAGGACACAAGGGATCAAGGAAAAGTCTTATCAGCTTCAACCAAAATGAACCCGGTGGAGGATATTTTCACGTGGATCCCTCTTTGCTAAAGTAAGTGTTGTTGTGAGatgcatgtactgtacactCCCTCTTGCAGCAAAATACAGGCACGTTATATTACATTGCATCTGTCTTGTCAAACTCATTGAACACATGCTGATTTTGGT
Coding sequences within:
- the LOC134868599 gene encoding sphingosine 1-phosphate receptor 3, giving the protein MINPQVYLHYNYTGKLEHRTSVGTSPGSMDAKTIAFLIICSFIVLENLTVLVAIWRNHRFHNRMYFFIGNLALCDMLAGVAYLVNLLLSGEKTLQLSPALWFAREGSMFVALGASIFSLLAIAIERHLTMIKMRPYDANKNYRVFLLIGACWLIAISLGALPILGWNCLDNLPDCSTVLPLYTKKYVAFCITVFMVLLLAMSVLYARIYILVKSSSRKVSKNRNSEHAMSLLRTVIIVVGVFIACWTPVFVLLLVDVACEQRCPILYKAEWFIAVAVLNSAMNPVIYTLASREMRKAFLGLVCGVCFTGKASGNGSGNRQSLEPSRSRSRSWSSQNNPNQSQQSSRQAELEKGPEAARGEVSVVAGGAANAVIESDRKD